A stretch of the Panicum virgatum strain AP13 chromosome 9N, P.virgatum_v5, whole genome shotgun sequence genome encodes the following:
- the LOC120690678 gene encoding actin-depolymerizing factor 3 — protein sequence MANARSGVAVNDDCMLKFGELQSKRLHRFIVYKMDDKFKEIIVDKVGDRETSYEDFTNSLPENDCRYAIYDFDFVTAEDVQKSRIFYILWSPSTAKVKSKMLYASSNQKFKSGLNGIQVELQATDASEISLDEIKDRAR from the exons ATG GCAAACGCAAGATCAGGAGTCGCGGTGAATGATGACTGCATGCTGAAGTTCGGCGAGCTGCAGTCGAAGAGGCTGCACCGTTTCATTGTTTACAAGATGGATGACAAGTTCAAGGAGATTATTGTGGATAAGGTTGGGGATCGCGAGACCAGCTATGAGGATTTCACCAACAGCCTACCTGAAAATGACTGCCGATATGCTATCTATGATTTTGACTTTGTTACTGCAGAAGACGTCCAAAAGAGCAGGATCTTCTATATCCTATG GTCCCCGTCCACTGCCAAGGTGAAGAGCAAGATGCTTTACGCTAGCTCAAACCAAAAATTCAAGAGTGGGCTCAATGGCATCCAGGTGGAACTGCAGGCTACTGATGCTAGTGAAATCAGCCTTGATGAGATCAAGGATCGGGCGCGCTAG
- the LOC120692955 gene encoding actin-depolymerizing factor 3-like, with protein sequence MANAASGVAVAEECTARFQELRTARAHRFVVFKIDDSLERVVVDKVGARDAGFGDLTASLPADGCRYAVYDHDFTVGDATAGEGPRSKIFFVSWSPATADVKSKMVYASSCEGFKKELDGVQIDLQATEPSELTLDVLNDHVS encoded by the coding sequence ATGGCGAACGCGGCGTccggggtggcggtggcggaggagtgCACGGCGCGGTTCCAGGAGCTGCGCACGGCGCGCGCGCACCGCTTCGTGGTGTTCAAGATCGACGACTCCCTGGAGCGGGTGGTGGTCGACAAGGTGGGCGCCCGGGACGCCGGCTTCGGCGACCTCACCGCCAGCCTCCCCGCCGACGGCTGCCGCTACGCCGTGTACGACCACGACTTCACCGTCGGCGACGCCACCGCGGGCGAGGGGCCGCGCAGCAAGATCTTCTTCGTGTCGTGGTCCCCGGCGACGGCGGACGTGAAGAGCAAGATGGTGTACGCGAGCTCCTGCGAGGGGTTCAAGAAGGAGCTGGACGGCGTGCAGATCGACCTGCAGGCCACGGAGCCCAGCGAGCTCACCCTCGACGTCCTCAACGACCACGTCTCCTGA
- the LOC120692487 gene encoding zinc finger protein GIS2-like, with protein MSPSRSRSRSKSRSRSRSRSRSRSPRRRDRLRSERAPCRSRSRSRSRSPCRHRERRGHRDLTCKNCRRPGHFARECPSAATCNNCNLPGHFAAECTSATVCWNCKESGHIAIECKNEALCHTCNKTGHLARDCPTSGSNAKLCNNCFKPGHIAVDCTNERACNNCRQPGHIARECKNDPVCNLCNVSGHVARSCPKTTLASEIQGGPFRDILCRICGQPGHISRNCMATIICDTCGGRGHMSYECPSARIFDRGLRRF; from the exons ATGAGTCCAtcaagaagcaggagcaggagcaagaGCCGGAGTCGCAGTCGCAGCAGAAGCAGGAGCCGCAGTCCCCGGCGAAGAGATAGGTTGCGCAGTGAACGTGCACCCTGCCGCAGTCGCAGTCGCAGCAGGAGCCGCAGCCCATGCCGTCACAGAGAACGACGTGGTCACAG GGATCTTACGTGCAAGAACTGCCGGAGACCTGGGCACTTTGCTAGGGAGTGCCCATCTGCGGCTACATGCAATAACTGTAATCTTCCAGG cCACTTCGCAGCAGAATGCACTTCAGCAACCGTTTGCTGGAACTGCAAGGAATCTGGGCATATCGCCATTGAGTGCAAGAATGAGGCCCTGTGCCACACATGCAATAAGACGGGTCACTTGGCACGAGATTGTCCTACTTCAGGGTCTAATGCTAAGCTATGCAACAATTGTTTTAAGCCAGGCCACATCGCTGTTGACTGCACCAATGAACGGGCTTGCAACAACTGCCGTCAACCTGGGCACATAGCTCGGGAGTGCAAGAACGACCCGGTTTGCAACCTGTGCAATGTCTCTGGTCATGTAGCCCGTAGCTGTCCAAAAACAACTCTGGCTTCAGAGATACAGGGAGGCCCGTTCCGTGATATCCTCTGCCGCATCTGCGGCCAGCCAGGACACATCAGCCGCAACTGCATGGCAACCATCATCTGCGACACATGCGGTGGCAGGGGGCACATGTCGTATGAGTGCCCATCAGCCAGGATATTCGATCGGGGGCTCCGCAGGTTCTGA